TTCGTGCAAGAAATCATGATGACATTAATAACTGTATAAGGAGTTTACGTGAGgataattctatttttaaagatgacattacatttataataaGTCGTACGTTGATTCCATCTGTTCTTAAACCTTCAGAGGGCAGGTaacttaaaaaattgtttttaaaataattatcatatatatatattaatatgagAGTGGATGGACAcccttttcattaaaagaaacTCAGAGAGAAATCCATTGTCAGTCACACATCTTTTATTTGttgtataataatttaaaccaaTTCATAAATGATTCACCTATATTAAATTGCTTTTAATGTTTGACGTTTTCTTTTATACCAATTAACGTCCGGGggacatgttttgtttatcatGTCTGCAAGGCGTCTATGTAGCTGTCAagaattatgtctccccctctctgggggagacatattgtttttgccctgtccgtcagtccggtagtccgtcagtccgtccgtacgtcacacaggttggtcgtgaggtgtagaggatccctattgtttttggggtcactaggtcaaaggtcaaggtcgcggcgacccccaatataaaaaacatttctgctcaaaatcttgagaacggtttgacctaggttcaccaaacttggtagggaggttggtcatgaggtgtagaagatccctattgtttttggggtcactaggtcaaaggtcaaggtcgcggcgacccccaatgtaaaaaacatttccgctcaatatcttgagaatggtttgacctaggttcaccaaacttggtagggaggttgatcatgaggtttagaaaactcctatattttggggggtcacaaggtcaaaggtcaacgtcgctgtgacctctaatgtaaaaaaatatttccgtgcaatatcaggagaatgctttgatctaggttcaccaaactttgaagtgaggttggtcatgatgtctagatgatcccaattgttttgggggtaacaaggtcaatagtcaaggtcgtggtgaccttccatgtaaaaatcatttgcgtgtaatatctttatgtctcccccattcatggggagacatattgtttttgccctgtccgtcagtcagtccatcagtctgtcagtcagtcagtcagtacgtcacacttcgtttccgcccaattactatagaactcttagacccaggaacttcatacttggtatgctagttgatcatgactagtagatgacccctattgaatttggggtcactaggtcaaagatcagggtcaacgtgaccttgaggtgaagaaacggtttccactcaataactaaagatcctttgggtccaggaacttcatacttggtatgctagttgttcatgactattagatgactcctattgattttgagatcaaaaggtcaaaggtcaaggttaccttcaggtaaaaaatgttatgttggcagtgaccttaagcttaaaaatggtttctgctcaataactaaagaaagcttgtacccaggaacttcatagttgttcatgactagtagatgactcctattgattttgagatcagtaggtcaatggtcaaggtcaccgtgaccttgaggtgaagaaactgtttccgctcaataactagagaacgcttgcaaccaggaatttcatacttggtatgctagttggtcatgactagaagatgacccatattgattttgagatcactaggtcaaaggtcaaggttgccatgaccttgaagtgaagaaaaagtttccactcaataactaaagatcctttggtttcaggaacttcatacttggtaagctagttgttcatgactagaagatgacccctattgattttcagatcaaaaggtcaaaggtcaaggttaccttcaggtaaaaaatgatacgttggcggtgaccttaagcttaaaaatggtttctgctcaataacttaagaacgcttgtacccaggaacttcattcttggtacgctagtcggtcatgactagtagatgacccctattgattttgagatcagtaggtcaaaggtcaaggttgccatgaccttgagttgaagaaatggttaccgctcagtaactaaagaacacttgcacccaagaacttaatacttggtatgcaagttggttatgtagatgatccctattgatgttgtgatcagtaggtaaaaggtcatggtcacgatgactgtgagctgaaaaatggtttccgatcaataattgaataacgcttgcgcccaggaacttcatacaatgcaaacttcgtttacattttccatgattaatcaacaacactttcttctcttcactatttaatataatcgaataaaccaaacttcactgttggtttgtctccagtccaaagttacaaatttcatgtccatcatttattttttctcagctacgaccacacaataggggagacaagcgctttttcaaaaaagcaatctctagtttaaaCTGCATTTACACCTGAAAGTATGAGTcgaatttataaaaaacaacaggttTGTGACtacattaatattcaaaaatctGTTTCGTgactgaaatgtttgaaaacattttccaGACCGCTCCGTTCGTCCTTGTCAGCGTTTAGAGATTCCAGGATAATGCCACATGTACACAGCGGAACCAGCCCATTGGTCGATGGAGCATCACGAGGTCAAGGAGGTGTTACCTTATTGGTTGACTCAAAACCACGTGACGACACGGATGACTTGGCGGTTGATATTGATATGACTATGGACATTGTGAAAGATTTCTCCAACGAgatatttaacaatattgaaCAACTTAACAAAAGACGCAGTCTGATTGAAACAAGTAAAACAGACGATGTGCAAAAGCTTGGCTCTAACGCAAGTTTGCATATAGAGGACGAAACTAGCAATGTACAAATTAAAGTGAATGATGAAAATCACACCACCACTCAAGGTATTAAGATTCATAAAGAAGACGAGGGGAAGTGTAAACTGTCCTCCGTCAGTGAGGAAAAGGGCCAGTCAGAGGAGTGTCAGTCAGAAAAGTCTCTGTTAGAACGACGACGGGTGTCATTACCCGAAATTACAGCCATACCAAACATACGCGCCATACGAATCAGGTACTAGTAAACAAACCTATTTTCATTATTCGATAGCGCCAGGAACTAACATACAGATAATCATGAAATAGAGAGGGCAAAACCAAATCGTGGAAAGCGACATTTTATGTGAAAGTAAAATGCCGAGAATGTAAACCATGATGCAGTATGTATCTCAACATACCTggtgtattttcataaaattattgaGGTGTAAGCTTGAATGTATGCTTATTTGTTAGGAGGAAAACGCTTTCATTGAAGTTCTCGGAtcatttcttttgtattttgtatttattttaataagattaaACTTTTCTTAAAACGGCATGTTACGTAATGTCATCGCAAATTccttttaatgtattttgaaatagaaaaaaaagcaATTTCATCTATGCACATGGCATTTTATTGCAATTGCAGACCAAAACAATCCAAGGAAGTCCAATGTAGTTTGGACAGGACGAAAGGTGACCCGTCGATGGAGGAACAATTCATGAAATGTACGAAAGGTTACGCCAACTTTCAGGGTGTAGTTTTGTTTACAATGTGATTTTTCCCGGGGTAATGTCTGATTTAcctatacatttaaataatacaaaatacaattagCGAATCGGATAAATTTATTCGATTAACAAAGCTACCATCAGACCACTACAATAAGGCATATTCAGAAAATTTTAACATCATTATCGCCTTACATTTAATAGATTGAATCCGTTGGAAGCTCCCAATTTAAAACCATCTCACACATATtgtcattataatatttttctaCATGAATTGTTTACCTTTGTTATCACCAGCGGTTCGCCTGAACGACCGCCTGGAGGAGGAACTGACGGAAGCAAGACGAGAAATAGAGAAACTACATGCCAAAATAGACACGTTACAGGTTGGTTTAAATTTCCTACAACCGGAAAGTCATTTTTAAACTTGATCTCATTTTGTAGTGTACCTCTTTGGTATTATGAATAAACCTTATCTGATATTGCATATAATAATCGCGTTTTGATGACTAAATTGCCGCATTTTTAAGCGTTAAGCCTTGATACATGTCCCTTTCAACATGAACTTTGTTACATTCAGGCTACTTTGATTGTCTCTAAGAGTAGAATTAATCAAACACATCACATACAAAGGCCGTGTAGTGGGATGGCATTACTAAGAGTAAACTTAAATTGTACCgcataacacaaataatacttATATTCGATTCGTCAGAGCGGTGCAATACCCAAATACggcggacagacggacagagaCCGGGTAGCAGATGATAATGGCTACTACACCGGAAGTAATAGGACATCAAGGACTGGGTCGGAACATGAACGCATCAGGTAAGAAGACAGTATCCTATATATTGATAACAACATAACCCAGAAAAGCAAAGCACacctttaaaacaattatttagcCTTACTTTGTAAATACTGAACCCTTTTGACAAAAACCGGATGGCAAAGCCAACAAGAAAATAACACTTAAGTTTATATCTGGGTGCAATAAATTCTAAACTGAACTGGAAGAACCAGATCATTTCTAAAATTTTCCTTTGCAACAATTTTCGATTAGAATACAAGCATGCATCAGAAATCTTCAGTGTACATTTATAGATTACATTACTTTTTCAAGCACATTACCAAAGACGTCCCCTGTACGGCAGACGTTAACGTCAGTGACGTACGCGGGCCCGCTGCCCCACTGCCGCTGCTCGGAGTGTCAAGAGGCCCTTGGGAGTGACGATGATCTATCGCACTATTCAGATATCTACTTTGAGGAACCGTACAAATATGCTGTAAAGTAAGAGCTATGAGGAGTAAaagttgttgatgtttttttttaattagaaaCATAAGAAAACTTTAATCAGTTCGAATTAGCGGTGTCATGAAATgctatatttatatgtatagtTTTGCTCAGGACTTTGTCAATCTTATTTATTCCTACTAATTGCGGTTTTCAATCCCTATACACCAGAGCACGATATAAGGGGGAATTATATACATCAAGGGGAGTAATGTCAGGTTcactttattcttcaaaactACGATTTAATACAAAAGGGAATGGTATTAAATCGTagttttgaagaataaagtgcattgagtgagtcggtaAGCCTAGTTAAAACGTgtattgttttcacgagatattttaatacagacataaGTTTCATCGTCATAGTAAACAAGctttcattcggtgcacaagatcgtttcttaaaataaattgttgaaacatatagaaaacagtgttTATACTCAACAAATCGAGAACGTTTTTCACcccaaacaatgaaccaggaaacCTGCACGCACCTGACATTTCTGcccttgtacatgtgtatttgcaTTCAAAATATCCCTTTAACTGGACTGTCAgtgtacatttatatttatgtaacggtccgctgtaagCGGATacatgtgcgttcataataataatccgtataaaaacggaagtacgttcgtagtacgtatgttaacttggtaatatgcaaattagcaaagcccgggatctgtaagaatagagaagttagtttatataaagaccagtgacTCTTCAGTGTCGAGCATGCTTTTTCCTGAAAGGatctgtttgtgtttgtttcattacgcaagaaagctcggctatctggtgttaCATTGGTCTCGCACGTTACATTTATAAAGCAGTTAATGCATTATAACCATTGACATTTTACAGCAGCAAACTGCAGGTCCAGATTGACGACCACGTGACCACCAAGACAGGTCACTCTGGCCGAATTCGCTACATAGGTCACCTGGACTCCTGTGACCAATCACATCGGTTGTTTGTAGGACTTGAACTCGACTCTCCAGGTGGCGGTTTTTAAGTTTCATTCTCTATAGcgaaaattattaaaatgtcaaGATTCCTTTTGTA
The Mya arenaria isolate MELC-2E11 chromosome 12, ASM2691426v1 DNA segment above includes these coding regions:
- the LOC128211590 gene encoding uncharacterized protein LOC128211590; this translates as MDLDASSGEQSPHYSDTNLPDWNWTTQLNAENNAELCALLEDKEIAARAVAFVVNSTRKGIVPLCADVANLMRSKQSLELKLASVRRENDAFRSSLSGGSLPSHSMSPTPPSLSSYTEHCIKSLQDHNLGPFRSSSRCSNSSSTYSYSPKLELGRPGGGAFGFPPRADRARVGSLRPQPVPQSPASSTDSRKHSPRPLRSSLSAFRDSRIMPHVHSGTSPLVDGASRGQGGVTLLVDSKPRDDTDDLAVDIDMTMDIVKDFSNEIFNNIEQLNKRRSLIETSKTDDVQKLGSNASLHIEDETSNVQIKVNDENHTTTQGIKIHKEDEGKCKLSSVSEEKGQSEECQSEKSLLERRRVSLPEITAIPNIRAIRIRPKQSKEVQCSLDRTKGDPSMEEQFMKSVRLNDRLEEELTEARREIEKLHAKIDTLQSGAIPKYGGQTDRDRVADDNGYYTGSNRTSRTGSEHERISTLPKTSPVRQTLTSVTYAGPLPHCRCSECQEALGSDDDLSHYSDIYFEEPYKYAVNSKLQVQIDDHVTTKTGHSGRIRYIGHLDSCDQSHRLFVGLELDSPAGDTDGCHDAKQYFRCKHNYGVFNPLSDVTAKTNRKIQKTSKDENGKGKRGLRKAAKDDKSK